A window of Serinus canaria isolate serCan28SL12 chromosome 27, serCan2020, whole genome shotgun sequence genomic DNA:
CCGGGCTCCCTCAAAGCCCCCCTCCCTCACCTGCCCCTTTTGCCATTTCTTCACAGATGACTTTGAATCCAAATACTCCTTTCATCCCGTTGAAgacttcccagccccagaggaatATAAATACTTCCAGAGAATCTAccccagcaaaacaaacagaggtgaggaggaggaggtgtcCCAAATTCCCTCTCCCCTCTTGTGCCCTCATGGCTGGCACTGTCCTGTTTGTCCCTGCACAGGGTGGGTGGTGCAGTGGCCGTGCCCTGGGCCCTTCTGTGTTCTGGGGGTGCTGAGCCCCATTCCCAGAGGTCCCAAGCCCTGAAGGCAGCTCTCTGTGCAGTGGGGTGGGGCAGAAATTTGGGCTGTGCAGATGCCCTATCCCACCTGCTCCTGGTTTGCCTGCAGAGCTCATTCCTGCCTTTCTGAGCACCTTTGGTACCAGAGGGGATCTCAAAGGAcccctcagccagggcaggggctggggggatgcAGACCCTCAGGATAAACCCCGAGCACTGGCACTCGGACCCGGCAGAGCTCAAAGTGCCCTTGGTGCTGCACGTCAGCGCTGCGGATCCCGGCGGAGACTCCGGGGAGAATGGGATGCTCGTTTATTTTTAGAGCCATGAATGTTTAATGCGGGTTTGAAAAGCCCCGAGCTCGGTGCGGCTGCAGCGGCTGCTGCCAGGCGCAAATCCCAGGCTCCAGATCTCCGCGGGGAGGTCGGGGAGGGGGGGGCCGGCAGCTGGCGCGGGGGtgtggaggagggaaggcagaCGTGCTGGATCcggctctgcagagctccaacAGGCTTCCTTGTCTTCCAGCTACGCGTGGGgctccccctctgccccccatCCCCAGGTGAAAGCGGGCTGTGCGGGTGGATTGTTCCAGAgcagagacatggagctccttccccttcctcagccggacccccccagctcccagcgCCCTGGATCCTGCATGACACACTCCCAGCCTCTCCGGTTTTCCCAGGACAAGTGGATCCCCCCCAGTGCAGcgtgctctgccagccccacctcATCTATGCACCCCCCAGGAGTCAGTGACCTCGTGGCAAGCCTGGATGGGTCCATCCCTCATTCCTCCTCATGGATCCTGGGTCGGGATCTGCCTGGGAGCCGGGCACGGGACTTGAGGCCAAGCCGTGTGCTGGCTGTTGGGACCAGGGGGGCTCatggagggagggctggggtcAGGCAGGGAATGGACACGCTGTGAGACCCCCCCAGAGCGAGGGGAAGCAGGGACGGGCCAGCAGAGCCTCGTGATCCTGGTGGAACCTTGttatcccagcacagcccattGCTTTTTTGCACAAGAGCCAGTGGAGGCAGGGGGGAACATGATGGGACCACGCAGGGACACCCCAACAGCTGGTGGGGACCCCCTTTCTGAGACCCCCTTTCTCTGACCCCACAGGGGTGGCACCCCCATGTGCCCCCCTCAAAACCACTGCTCCCCTGGCACTTCCCCCTGGCATTCCCCTGGCTCTCACTGCTGCCTCCCCCCACACTTGAGCATTTTAACAAGAAAACACTAATTACATGTGGGGGGCGGGGGCGTTTGTGCTGGGTCTGGCACACCAGGGGGCACGTGGGGGGCCCTGGGGCCGGTGATGTTTTTGCCTTACACTCCCTGTCCGACGGGGGGGGGGGTCACACTAACGTAGTTACTGATCTCTGTACCATAGCAGGAAGGGCACGGGGTGTGGGGGGGCCACCCCTGCAGGTGGGTTTTGGGCTCattcaggggatttttttttttttctatgatgATGGACCTTCCCCTGTTGAGGCTGGAGTGAGGTGGGTGAGGGGTGAGCGGGGGGTTTCTCTGGAAATGAGCCCCCCCCAGCGCTGCCCTTTGGGTTAAATAAAGGTTCAATACGGTTCTGCCCCTCCTGGAGCAAGGGGCCCTTTTAAAAGGGAACAGAGGAATTTGGAGGAGCtggaaattacatttaaataaaagtaataaagtGATTAATGATGTCAAGGACACTGTCTAAGGGGGAGGTTCCCAGGAaccccttttctttcttggagGTGATGCCCtaagggctgggagcagggcactTTGGCAGACAGGGTGGAGGGTACTGGGAGCGCAGTAGGAAGGCAGGATCGGGAttactggtggcactgggaccaCTGGGAACGAGGATTGTGGGtactgggagcagggggaggggggaTTGTTGGGTGTGGGCGCTGGGAGCATGGGGGAAACGCCGTGGGGAATACTGGGAGGAAGGGTGGGGAGTACTGGGAGCGTGGGGAGACAAGACTGGGCGGCAGTAGAAAAGCAATGTAGGAGgaactggtggcactgggaggacGAGGAAGGCTGGGTCGGGGGGTGCGGgccctgggagcactgggggaaCGGGGAGCGCGGAGTACCAGCAGGCGGACCACAGCTCCCAGCGTGCCCCGCGCGCCGCGCACAGCACTTTCCGCCCTGCCTCGGCTGCGCTCGCTGATTGGCTGCTCTGTTGCGGTCCTTCCTCCGGCTGCGGCGATTGGCGGCGGCTGCAGCGGCGCGACCAATGGGGCGAAGGGGGCGGGGCCAGCTCGGCCTGGTGGCGGGAAGTACGGAGCTGGGGCTGATTTGGCGCGAGAAGGTCGGTGGGGGTAGCGGGGCCGATCCGGAGGGGACCCGGGGGGGCTtggggggacatgggggcaAGAGATGGGGGGCAGGGCGGTAGGGACTGGTACTAGGGGGGCAGGGGATGGCCGGCACCCGCGGGGCTGGCTGTCTTTCTCACCTGATCGCTGTTCTCCTCCAGCCGTAGCCCCCgccatggccagcagcagccagcagagccagcccaccATCGGCTTTCCCCGCACAAGGAGCGCCCGACGCCTCGCTACCCCCTCGGCCAAGAGCGACCCCGAAGCCCCTGCTCTGCGCCCCTCGCCGCGTTCCAAGGCCTCGGGCTCCAGCCCGGCCACCCCGGACACACGCTCAGGCCGGGCCACAGCGCAGCCCCTGACACCCAAAGcgcagcccctgagcccccgCAAACGCCTGGGTGAGTCCCTCCGCCGGGACATCCCGGGAGTGGCGGGGGGCGCATCCCCCTTTTCATCCCGAGGGCTGGGGCAGACAGATGGGCCCAGCCCCGTCTGGCTCTGGTCCAGCTCCGTTTGTGGCTTCACCCCCATTTCGGGAGGAAGAGCTGCTCCCTTGGGGTTTCTGGGGGGGGCTGAAGCATAAACTCCCCCAGGGAGAGTGGCCCTGTGTCACCACCAGCTTGTTGTCCCTGCAGGTGATGACAACCTGTGCAACGTCCCCCATGCCTTACCTTGCTCCCCGGCCAAACGCAGCAAGGAGAACCGGGGCCGTCGCCTGCTTTTTGGGGACCCCTCAGCCTCCCCCGAGCAGCCCAAAGGCTCAGGGCCATCCCCACGGAGCGGGGGGCCAGGGACCCCCCGGAGCTCAGGGCTCAGCGGGCAGCACCCACGCACTCAGCTCTTCAGGCAGGAAGGTGGGTAGGGGGTGATGGATGGGATGGGTATGGGGTtatggatgggatggggatgcagggatggggttatgggtgggatggggatgcagggatggggatggggttatgggtgggatggggatgaagggatggggatggggttatgggtgggatggggatgaagggatgggaatgggcttatggatgggatggggatgcagggtggggatggggttatgggtgggatggggatggggttATGGAATGGATGGGGATGCAGGAAGGTGGGTAGGGGGtgatggatgggatggggatgcatggatggatgggattGGGAATATGGATAAGGGATGGTGATGGGGATTGATTTGAGGGTGTGGAGGAAAGGATGGGGTTGGGGATATGGGGATAGGGATGGGTATATGGAGCTAGGGATAGATATGAAGGCAGGGGTAGGGATGGGGATGATGATCAGCCCTGAGTCCTCTTGCTCCTGTGCAGGTACCTGTTACCAGCAGGCCAAGCAGGTGCTGCACGCGGCCGTGCCCGAGcggctgcagggcagggagcggGAGACGGGGATGCTGCGGCAGTTCCTGCTGGAACACGTCCTGGGGCGCCGGCCTGGCAGCCTCTACGTGTCCGGAGCCCCTGGGACTGGGAAAACAGCCTGTCTGAGCCGTGTCCTGCTCGACTGCAAGGTGTGTGCCATGGCCACGCtgtgggggctggggggcagtgggatggggcCAGTGTAACATTCCTATTCCTCACAGGACaagctggctggcagcaggactgTGGTGCTGAACTGCATGGCACTGGGCAGCCCCCACAGCgtcttccctgccctggcacagcagctggggctgcctgtggCCACTGGACGGGAGCGTATCAGGAGCCTGGAGAAGCATCTGACGGCCAAGGGACCCATGGTGTGAGTTCCCTGTCTCTGGTGGGTGGGGTGGGATTCCCCtggatgcagcagctctgctctccctgcttgGAGTTCTgtgaggggacagagcaggggtTGATCTGGGCTCTCCCACAGCCTCCTGGTGCTGGATGAGCTGGACCAGCTGGAGAGCAAAGGCCAGGACGTGCTCTACACCCTCTTTGAGTGGtcccagctgcccagctccaggctcgTCCTCGTGGGTGAGTGTGCAGGGTGTAAGAGGTTGCACTGCTCTCCTCTTTGCGGGGGGTTGATGGAGACTTCCCTTTGCagccccctcctgctccctccttggAGAACAgccctcatcctcctcttcctctctccctgcagggctggccaaTGCCCTGGACCTGACAGACAGgagcctggccaggctgggagcccaCCTGGCTGGCAAGCCCCGGCTGCTGCACTTCCCACCCTACACCAAGGAGCAGCTCACCCTCAtcctgcaggagaggctgggacaggtggggacacggggaggaCAAAGTGGGGGGCCATGGGGTCCTCTGCCCGCACGGgtggcagcactgacagccatGGTGCCCCACAGGTGGCAGGTGACCCCATCCTGGACTCTGCTGCACTCCAGTTCTGTGCCCGCAAGGTCTCTGCAGTCTCCGGTGATGCCCGCAAGGCCCTGGATGTCTGCAGGTCAGTGTGtgccccaaacccagccagaTTGGTCCCTGGGAGTCTCCATGGCTTCCCTGCACCATGGTGCTCGTGCCAGGggtgcctgctctgcctggcactcAGGGCTGTCCCTCCCCAGGCGTGCTGTGGAGGtggtggagctggaggtgcGAGGCCAGACCCTGCTCAAGCCACTGCCCAGGGGTGAgtcactgctgccagagccaaAACCCTGCGACAGCTCCTCAGTGAGAGTCTGGGCTCCCTTTGTGGGACACCTCTCTCCCTGTTCTCATCTCCCTGGGATCCTCTCTCTGTCCCACAGGTGACTCCccggtgtcccctgtccccaagcGTGTGGGGCTCCTGCACATCTCCCGGGTGCTCTCGGAGGTGTTTGGGGACCGGCTGGCAGGGGGGTCCCGGGGTGCCCAGGACACCTTCCCCCTGCAGCAgaaggtgctgctctgctccctgctcctgcttgcCCGGCACTCACACGCCCGCGAGGTGACCCTGGGGAAGGTGAGTGGATGTGGGACCCTCTCAGGGCTGCACCTGGCAGTGggtgggtgtccctggggtgtccctTGGGTGCTTGGCCGTGGTGTAaccccccctgccctccccagctccatgACACCTACAGCCAGGTGTGCCGGCGGCAGCAGCTCCCCGCTGTCGACCAGGCCGAGTGTCTGTCCCTTGTCACCCTCCTGGAGTCCCGCGGTGTCCTCGAGCTCAAGAAGGCCAAGGAGGCCCGGCTGGCCAAGGTACTGTGGGGTtctggggcagggacagtgctgggacacGATGGAGTggtgggaatggggcaggatCTGGCAGCTGGATGCTGAGCACAACCCAGTTCTCCCTCCCAGGGTctggtgacagtgctgggacATGGTCCAGtggtggggcaggggcaggatctttcagctcagtgctgggacACAATGCAGTGGTGGGAGTGGGGCAGGATCTGTCAGCTGGGTGCTGAGCACACCCCTGTTCTCCCTCCCAGGTTTCCCTGATGCTGGAGGAGGCAGCCCtagagcacaggctgcaggacacGGCGCTGGTGGGCAGCATCCTCACCCAGGGGCTGCACTAACCCCCCCCTGCCTCCCAGCAACTCCTTCCCCGTGGCCCCAAGGGGGATTTTGCTGCTGTGGCAAGTGGCTCCCAAGGTCTTGGACATTTGTCAAGTtctgccctggggctgtcagTCTGGggtatttttattaatattttaatgtaataatattattaatgaTATATTGTAATTGCTGCATGATGGGAGCTTAGGTGGGAGGCTGGGacaccccccagcccctctgtggcacccccagcccctttgCAGGGAGTGGGGTGCTCCTGGTCCCCCTTGCCACCCTGGTGTGTGATCCTGAGGTCTGGTGTTGCTCCTGCCATGAATCCCAGACCACGTTTGCTCCCAACTCTTTCAGAGCCTTCTGGGGCTCTCTGGAACCTTCTTGACcgctctggctgcagggagaatcttcccagtgccagccccgcTCTGGGAcccagtgctggcagtggcacaggaggggcagggacCCCTGGGGTGAGAGAACAGGGGAGATTCTTTTACCTCTTGCCGTGAAATAAAGTCATTTCAGTTCACATTTGTCTCCTGCCCCCCGTGTTTCACCCCTGTTCCCCcaatccctgcctgccccacagctgtggagacccagccctgtcctccccatcccctctcctgggctccagccccaACCTCAGCTCCTGGCCCCAGCTCATCTGTTTCTGTTAAATAATGGACGCTTTGACCTAATTTTGCAGCTTCCTCATGGCAGGGGGGGGCTGTGTTGGGGGTTCCaaatgggggtggggggagtgGGAAGGGATGAGGCTCTGCTGTCCTTCCATTCCACCCTACCTCTGCCATCCCACTCTGTCCCTCAGGACCCCTGGCtgcccctcagcagctcctggccagggaTGGGGTGCTGCTGATGGGAGAGGACGTGGTactggtgtccccagtgtgcctcagtttcccaccctgtgggCCCAGGGGGTGGCCCTGCTATGTCCCAGCTCCACCCCGGCTCTGCCCCTGTGGCATCCCTGCAGCTCACAGGACACGGGGACATTTCCAGCGGCTGCCCAGGGCAAGGGCACAAAGGGGAGCCTGCTGAGGCCCCTGGGTGCCACCACAAACGgggtgcagggccaggggacaccttggggacacgTGCGTCCCTGCTGGCCGTGGGGAGCGGCGGGGAAAGCGAGGCGGGGGGGCACGGGGGAATGTGGGGGCCCCGAGCAGGCTCAGCCCGGGCTGCCGGCGCTATTTATAGCCGGCCCTGCCATGTGTCGGACGTGTGCGGCGGCACGGGCGGGCGCTGGGGTCAGCCCGGGCTGTGCCCGCTCTGGGCTGTGTCCCGGTGCCCTCACCACGTCAggagcctgtccctgcccctccccGCACCGTCACCCAGCCGCTGTCACcaggctctggggctgagcCGGTACCGGCATCGTCCTTCCCGCGGGCTGCCTGGGGGTCCCCAGCTCCCCACGTCCTGCCCCAGGGAGTGATGCAGCCCCCCGGCACACGGTGACATGGCACACGGTGGCAGTGTCAGGAAGGAAGCGCCTGGCAGCCTGCGGGTCTGCGGTGACGCGGTGGTGATGCTGGCAGGCATCCttccccctctgtcccctgggtccctccctctgtcccctcgGTTCCTCcatccccctgtgtcccccccgTGGTGATGGCAGAGGTgatggtggcacagggacattCCCACATCTGGGCCACACGGCTGTGGTGGCACCCCGGTGTGTTGCCAGCCCtgtcagtgtccctggggtgtcctggctgtgtgcGTGGCGATGGGGACAGGCCCCCCTGGCCatgccagtgccagccccagccccgctctgCCGCAGTGGATGAAAAATCGATGGCGCAGCTGGATCCGGGAGCGTGGGTGCCGGAGCCGTTCGTCACCGCGGGCTGCCGGcgctgctgtggcagcagcgTGGAGAGGGGACACCCCGCGACACCCAGCAGCGATGTGCGGAGCCCGAGGGGCCGCCGGGCTCCTGTCCCCCGGCTCCAGCACCCGTGTCGCCTGTCCCCGCACACACGTGCCGTGCCCacggggccgggcagggccgtGCCGTGCCTGAGCGCGCTGCGGGGCGGGGGCTCGGTGTCCCCTCGGCGGTGTCCCCGGTGCCCCGGCTGCCTCGCTGTCCTCCCTTGCACTCTCCTTACATAAGCGGCCACGTGGCGGGCACGGCCGCCTCCCGCCGCGCCGTCACCGTCGGCACCCAGATTCCATCTGACAGCCCCGTTCCGCTCGGCTGCTCCCGCCTGGCACCGGGGCCGCGG
This region includes:
- the CDC6 gene encoding cell division control protein 6 homolog; its protein translation is MASSSQQSQPTIGFPRTRSARRLATPSAKSDPEAPALRPSPRSKASGSSPATPDTRSGRATAQPLTPKAQPLSPRKRLGDDNLCNVPHALPCSPAKRSKENRGRRLLFGDPSASPEQPKGSGPSPRSGGPGTPRSSGLSGQHPRTQLFRQEGTCYQQAKQVLHAAVPERLQGRERETGMLRQFLLEHVLGRRPGSLYVSGAPGTGKTACLSRVLLDCKDKLAGSRTVVLNCMALGSPHSVFPALAQQLGLPVATGRERIRSLEKHLTAKGPMVLLVLDELDQLESKGQDVLYTLFEWSQLPSSRLVLVGLANALDLTDRSLARLGAHLAGKPRLLHFPPYTKEQLTLILQERLGQVAGDPILDSAALQFCARKVSAVSGDARKALDVCRRAVEVVELEVRGQTLLKPLPRGDSPVSPVPKRVGLLHISRVLSEVFGDRLAGGSRGAQDTFPLQQKVLLCSLLLLARHSHAREVTLGKLHDTYSQVCRRQQLPAVDQAECLSLVTLLESRGVLELKKAKEARLAKVSLMLEEAALEHRLQDTALVGSILTQGLH